One Micromonospora sp. FIMYZ51 genomic window carries:
- a CDS encoding serine hydrolase domain-containing protein → MRAALAAVPEAGVPGVLAAVRSGQRDWRDAAGQAYLTRPRPMQPQMRHRIGSITKTFVATTVLQLVDESRLGLDDPIGRWLPDIVPGELGSQVTVRMLLNHTSGIGNYTNAMIDSYAAISRMQVTTYAPAELVATGLAMPPTNAPGARFNYSNTNYVLAGLLIEAVTGNSATAEIQQRILRPLRLTGTSFPGNDPTIRGPHSGAYFALFGTRDLSKFNMSWAWTAGEMIATTADLNTFFRALLRGDLLSPAALNEMLDAVPMLPDMPEAGGYGLGIYSLPTPCGVFWGHDGAVIGHLTISMHSRDGARQVSSGINISHYQAGLPDPHPIDIAWHTFLHAAMCPANEMSSHSTEAVPQLPSVTRMPGNDAAVAVP, encoded by the coding sequence TTGCGCGCCGCGCTCGCCGCGGTGCCCGAGGCCGGTGTCCCAGGCGTGCTGGCCGCCGTGCGCAGCGGCCAGCGTGACTGGCGCGACGCCGCCGGCCAGGCGTATCTGACCAGACCCCGACCGATGCAGCCACAGATGCGGCACCGAATCGGCAGCATCACCAAAACGTTCGTCGCCACCACCGTGCTGCAACTGGTTGACGAGAGCCGGCTGGGCCTCGACGACCCGATCGGGCGGTGGCTGCCTGACATCGTGCCGGGTGAGCTCGGCTCCCAGGTCACCGTCCGGATGCTGCTGAACCACACCAGCGGTATCGGCAACTACACCAACGCGATGATCGACTCGTACGCGGCGATCAGCCGGATGCAGGTCACCACGTACGCTCCAGCGGAACTGGTCGCCACGGGCCTGGCAATGCCGCCCACCAACGCCCCGGGCGCCAGGTTCAACTACTCGAACACCAACTACGTCCTGGCCGGACTGTTGATTGAAGCGGTCACCGGCAACAGCGCGACGGCGGAGATCCAGCAGCGCATCCTGCGGCCACTACGGCTCACTGGGACCTCCTTCCCCGGCAACGATCCCACGATCCGTGGCCCGCACAGTGGCGCCTACTTCGCCCTGTTCGGGACTCGCGACCTCAGCAAGTTCAACATGAGTTGGGCGTGGACGGCGGGCGAGATGATCGCCACCACGGCGGACCTGAACACGTTCTTCCGGGCACTGCTGCGCGGCGACCTGCTCAGCCCGGCCGCCCTCAACGAGATGCTCGACGCAGTACCGATGCTGCCGGACATGCCCGAAGCCGGCGGCTACGGTCTCGGCATCTACTCGCTGCCCACCCCGTGTGGCGTGTTCTGGGGCCACGACGGCGCGGTGATCGGTCACCTGACGATCTCGATGCACAGCCGAGACGGTGCTCGCCAAGTATCGTCCGGGATCAACATCAGCCACTACCAGGCCGGCCTGCCCGACCCGCACCCCATCGACATCGCCTGGCATACGTTCCTACACGCCGCGATGT